One Picosynechococcus sp. PCC 7003 DNA segment encodes these proteins:
- a CDS encoding nitrate ABC transporter ATP-binding protein (This model describes the ATP binding subunits of ATP-binding cassette (ABC) transporters for nitrate transport, or for bicarbonate transport, in bacteria and archaea.): MSVFVAADSIDKVFPLSGGGEYIALKGIDLEIKKGEFISLIGHSGCGKSTLLNMIAGLDLPTEGIVTLEGQRVKQPGPDKMVIFQNYSLLPWLTVYQNIALAVDEVMKGVSAQERRALVEEHIDLVGLRHAVDKLPKELSGGMKQRVAIARALSIRPKLLLLDEPFGALDALTRGNLQEQLMRICERYEMTSVMVTHDVDEAVLLSDRIVMLTNGPGSNIGGILEVDIPRPRKRMEVVNHPSYYSLRSEIIYFLNQQKRIKKLRAKPVQTIARHGLEKVNLDIGYVPLVACAPLVVAKEKGFFEKHGLDEVNLIRETSWRGIVDGIAGGYLDGAQMPAGMPTWLTAGGHQNQPLPVVSALTMTRNGNAITLSQKLYEKGVYTAADFKRILLESDGDRHTLGMVHPSSMHNLLLRYWLAANKINPDQDVELKTIPPAQMVADLKAGTIDGYCVSEPWNLRASMEGAGFSIATDLEIWDGHPGKVLGVREDWAIAYPNTHVALVKALLEACAYCADPNHEQEIRELLADRKYLSTDIDYIHLGDPEGKTCSLGNPVEYSHHLFFGDRLNRPSRTEHLWMMTQMARWGEIPFPRNWVEILERVCRVGVFSTAARELGYEVNYQREPIVLFDGQTFDAEDPIHYLNEVTMHNNFTIAEVHLSAPKILVTT, from the coding sequence ATGAGTGTTTTTGTTGCGGCTGATAGTATTGATAAAGTATTCCCGTTGTCGGGGGGTGGTGAATATATTGCCCTCAAGGGGATTGATCTAGAGATCAAAAAAGGCGAATTTATCTCGTTAATTGGTCACTCTGGTTGTGGGAAATCAACGCTCTTGAATATGATTGCGGGTTTAGATTTACCGACGGAAGGAATTGTCACATTAGAAGGACAGCGGGTGAAGCAACCAGGCCCAGATAAAATGGTGATCTTTCAGAACTATTCACTGCTGCCTTGGTTGACGGTATATCAGAATATTGCTCTGGCTGTCGATGAGGTGATGAAGGGAGTTTCGGCCCAGGAACGACGCGCCCTCGTCGAGGAACACATTGATCTGGTCGGCCTGCGCCATGCTGTGGATAAATTACCAAAAGAATTGTCTGGGGGAATGAAACAGCGGGTGGCGATCGCCCGCGCCCTCTCGATCCGTCCGAAGTTGTTGTTACTGGATGAACCCTTTGGGGCGTTGGATGCTCTCACACGCGGTAACTTGCAAGAGCAGTTAATGCGCATTTGTGAGCGGTATGAAATGACTTCGGTGATGGTGACCCACGATGTGGATGAGGCGGTGTTACTGTCTGACCGGATTGTGATGTTAACCAATGGCCCCGGCTCCAACATTGGCGGCATTTTGGAGGTGGATATTCCCCGCCCCCGCAAACGGATGGAAGTGGTTAACCATCCCAGTTACTACAGTTTAAGAAGTGAGATTATTTATTTTTTGAACCAACAGAAACGGATCAAAAAATTGCGGGCTAAACCAGTCCAAACCATCGCCCGTCATGGTCTAGAAAAGGTGAATTTGGATATCGGTTATGTGCCGTTAGTCGCCTGTGCTCCCCTTGTTGTGGCAAAGGAAAAAGGTTTCTTTGAAAAGCATGGTTTAGATGAGGTTAATCTGATTCGGGAAACCAGTTGGCGCGGCATCGTGGATGGCATTGCGGGGGGTTACCTCGATGGGGCACAAATGCCTGCGGGGATGCCCACTTGGTTAACGGCAGGGGGTCACCAAAATCAACCGTTGCCCGTGGTGAGTGCCCTGACCATGACCCGCAATGGCAATGCGATTACCCTCAGCCAAAAACTGTATGAGAAGGGGGTTTACACGGCGGCTGATTTTAAACGGATTTTGTTGGAGTCCGACGGCGATCGCCACACATTGGGGATGGTGCATCCTTCGTCCATGCATAATCTGCTGTTGCGGTACTGGCTCGCGGCAAACAAGATCAACCCCGACCAAGATGTGGAACTCAAAACCATTCCCCCAGCGCAAATGGTGGCGGATCTCAAGGCGGGAACCATTGACGGCTACTGTGTGAGCGAACCTTGGAACCTGCGCGCCTCGATGGAAGGGGCGGGGTTTAGTATTGCCACCGACCTCGAAATTTGGGATGGTCACCCCGGTAAGGTGTTGGGGGTGCGGGAAGATTGGGCGATCGCCTACCCGAATACCCATGTGGCTCTGGTGAAAGCGTTACTGGAAGCCTGTGCCTACTGTGCCGACCCGAACCATGAACAGGAAATCCGCGAATTATTAGCCGATCGCAAATACCTGAGCACCGATATTGATTACATTCACTTGGGCGATCCAGAAGGCAAAACCTGTAGCCTCGGTAATCCCGTGGAATATTCCCACCACCTCTTTTTCGGCGATCGCCTAAACCGTCCGAGCCGTACCGAACACCTCTGGATGATGACCCAAATGGCACGCTGGGGCGAAATTCCCTTCCCCCGTAACTGGGTCGAAATTTTAGAGCGGGTCTGTCGAGTGGGAGTCTTTAGCACCGCCGCCCGTGAACTAGGGTACGAGGTGAATTACCAAAGGGAACCCATTGTACTTTTTGATGGACAAACCTTTGATGCCGAAGATCCCATTCACTATCTCAATGAAGTCACCATGCACAACAATTTCACCATTGCCGAAGTGCATTTATCTGCCCCTAAGATTCTTGTTACTACCTGA
- a CDS encoding nitrate ABC transporter ATP-binding protein (This model describes the ATP binding subunits of ATP-binding cassette (ABC) transporters for nitrate transport, or for bicarbonate transport, in bacteria and archaea.), translating into MQTLPQTTASMHSSSPEPFLVIENLSKVYPTAHGPYTVLDGVNLTVNEGEFICVIGHSGCGKSTLLNMVSGFAYPTAGSVRVNGKEIEKPGPDRMVVFQNYALLPWLTAFENVYLAVDAAFPNKREQEKRVIAKDHLAMVGLSEAMDKKPTQISGGMKQRVSIARALAIRPEVLILDEPFGALDAITKEELQEELLQIWNDHRCTVLMITHDIDEALFLCDRLVMMTNGPHAKIGEILEIPFSRPRDRDRIMEDPEYYELRNYALDFLYNRFAHDEAA; encoded by the coding sequence ATGCAAACCCTACCCCAAACCACTGCATCCATGCATTCTAGCTCGCCTGAACCTTTTCTCGTCATTGAAAACCTTTCTAAGGTTTATCCTACTGCCCATGGCCCCTACACCGTTCTCGATGGCGTGAATCTCACTGTGAATGAAGGAGAATTTATCTGTGTCATCGGTCACTCCGGTTGCGGTAAATCAACTTTATTAAATATGGTGTCTGGCTTCGCTTACCCAACGGCGGGATCTGTCCGCGTTAATGGCAAAGAAATCGAAAAACCAGGCCCCGATCGCATGGTGGTCTTTCAAAACTATGCCCTTTTGCCTTGGCTCACTGCTTTTGAAAATGTCTACCTTGCTGTTGATGCCGCCTTCCCCAACAAACGGGAACAGGAAAAACGGGTGATCGCCAAAGACCATTTAGCGATGGTGGGACTGAGTGAGGCGATGGACAAAAAACCCACCCAAATTTCCGGGGGGATGAAACAGCGGGTTTCCATTGCCCGAGCGTTAGCTATCCGTCCTGAAGTGTTGATTCTTGATGAACCCTTTGGCGCACTCGATGCGATCACCAAGGAAGAACTTCAGGAAGAATTGCTGCAAATTTGGAACGACCACCGTTGCACCGTTCTGATGATCACCCACGACATCGACGAAGCCCTCTTTTTGTGCGATCGCCTCGTGATGATGACCAACGGCCCCCACGCCAAAATTGGTGAAATCCTTGAAATTCCTTTTTCTCGTCCCCGCGATCGCGACCGGATTATGGAAGATCCAGAATATTATGAATTGCGGAACTACGCCCTCGACTTTCTCTACAATCGTTTTGCCCATGACGAAGCTGCGTAG
- a CDS encoding Mo-dependent nitrogenase C-terminal domain-containing protein, with the protein MKHHPLQSVCQHLSQIEISNPITACLICRVIPTRCPFERKINLFGVVIIEIPPLCKLNSFYEELIGLQFRALSYLADVCHEDGHRYC; encoded by the coding sequence ATGAAACATCATCCCCTGCAATCTGTATGTCAGCATCTCAGTCAAATTGAAATTAGTAATCCAATCACAGCATGTCTAATTTGCCGGGTTATTCCTACTCGCTGTCCTTTTGAACGAAAGATAAATCTTTTTGGTGTAGTAATAATTGAGATCCCCCCCTTGTGTAAGCTGAATTCCTTTTATGAAGAGTTAATTGGTTTACAGTTTCGGGCGCTTTCTTATTTAGCCGATGTTTGCCATGAGGATGGCCACCGTTATTGTTAA
- a CDS encoding DUF427 domain-containing protein — protein MPQAIWNGAVVAESDRCEVVEGNYYFPPDAIKTEYFKPSTTHTTCSWKGQASYYTLAVAGKENKDAAWYYPEPKEKAANIKGYVAFWRGVKVEP, from the coding sequence ATGCCCCAGGCTATTTGGAATGGTGCAGTGGTTGCAGAAAGCGATCGCTGTGAAGTGGTAGAAGGAAACTATTATTTTCCCCCTGATGCCATTAAAACAGAATATTTTAAGCCGAGTACTACCCACACCACCTGTTCATGGAAGGGGCAGGCCAGCTATTACACCCTTGCAGTGGCAGGAAAAGAAAATAAGGATGCAGCCTGGTATTACCCAGAACCCAAGGAAAAAGCGGCGAATATTAAAGGCTATGTGGCGTTTTGGCGGGGTGTAAAAGTCGAACCTTAG
- a CDS encoding IS1096 element passenger TnpR family protein, translating to MTFPIRQLDNLDYDKAELLLEDYISAAIQSFVDSETGQEYIKTHPEGGSWIGTFIEMAYIYGGYTLSKMTKGNVQEVMEYILPRKLTLLDPSDTDDAIDELVAFWTYLHREYKLRSANAIVKYLRSIKDQFPKWMFDPERSGMAKSFTLQGLEAGYDMTTQEGLQAFQAEYNRNLSQQSPAIPADMQAAFEQLGLELPQAEEPINPNALISQFLGALAELEPEALEAMISTLEDDFEADPITLPSPGEALEDIRLSLMRESLENGFPPLSEEEETILHNQVISETAPGTILKDFQTTLDFIGDGVPVSNKLKQLSAKLLADLNSRLSNPIETDLKRPMQKSYPSIHGLYLLLRATGIAEISAKGKKLQMVLNPDVYASWQKLNPTEKYFTLLEAWIVRGHPEMLGNERSGPMTMGDRIIHSWPRLVQEKSLTFKDAKDYDWFSYYPGFENIFLMEMFGLLNLTLSKPAPGKGWQMKQLQPHPWGHALVKVIYNAYVNANLQWNSQNDATHPFGELQPALQPYFPEWQQNLTALSYPFRPERHIFKVSLGKCWRRIAMSGEATLAEFSRYILDSVEFDSDHLDQFTYQAPNGRTVQVTHPWADGDVTTDEVQIGSLLLHEGSTMEYLFDFGDCWEFQIQLESIEPPVTPQESAKVKQTAKARKSTRRSPMGEILEVHGKAPEQYPDYDTPR from the coding sequence ATGACTTTCCCGATTCGCCAACTCGATAATCTGGACTACGACAAAGCCGAGCTGCTGCTGGAAGACTACATCAGCGCTGCAATCCAGAGTTTTGTCGACTCTGAAACCGGACAAGAGTACATCAAAACCCATCCTGAAGGAGGTTCCTGGATTGGCACATTTATCGAGATGGCTTATATCTATGGTGGCTATACCCTCTCAAAAATGACCAAGGGCAATGTTCAGGAAGTCATGGAGTATATCTTGCCCCGTAAACTCACCCTGCTAGATCCCAGCGACACAGATGATGCCATCGACGAACTGGTGGCATTTTGGACTTACCTCCACAGAGAGTATAAGTTGCGCAGCGCTAATGCCATTGTCAAATATCTGCGCTCGATTAAAGACCAATTCCCAAAATGGATGTTTGATCCAGAACGGAGCGGTATGGCCAAAAGCTTCACGCTGCAGGGTCTGGAAGCTGGCTATGACATGACCACCCAAGAAGGTTTACAGGCATTTCAAGCAGAGTACAATCGGAACCTATCGCAACAATCTCCCGCTATCCCAGCAGATATGCAGGCTGCTTTCGAGCAACTGGGCCTGGAACTACCGCAAGCAGAAGAACCGATTAATCCAAATGCACTGATTTCCCAGTTTCTGGGAGCCCTGGCAGAATTAGAACCCGAAGCCCTTGAGGCAATGATCTCTACCCTAGAAGATGATTTTGAAGCAGACCCGATTACCCTACCATCCCCAGGCGAAGCCCTAGAGGATATACGGCTTAGCTTGATGCGCGAAAGCTTAGAGAATGGATTTCCCCCCCTCTCAGAAGAGGAAGAAACTATTTTGCACAATCAAGTTATTAGCGAAACAGCACCCGGCACGATTTTGAAGGACTTTCAGACCACGCTAGATTTCATCGGCGATGGGGTTCCAGTGAGTAACAAACTCAAACAGCTATCGGCAAAATTGCTGGCTGACCTGAATAGCCGTTTGAGCAATCCGATTGAGACCGATCTCAAGCGCCCTATGCAGAAGTCTTATCCCAGTATTCACGGGCTTTACCTGCTGCTGCGGGCTACCGGCATTGCCGAGATCTCCGCTAAGGGCAAGAAGCTACAGATGGTTTTGAATCCTGATGTCTATGCTTCATGGCAAAAACTCAACCCCACAGAAAAATATTTCACCTTACTAGAAGCTTGGATCGTCCGGGGTCATCCCGAAATGTTGGGGAATGAGCGTTCAGGCCCCATGACCATGGGCGATCGCATTATCCATAGCTGGCCAAGGTTGGTTCAAGAAAAATCACTTACCTTTAAAGATGCCAAAGACTATGACTGGTTCAGTTACTACCCTGGCTTCGAGAATATATTTTTGATGGAAATGTTTGGATTGCTGAACCTCACCCTCAGCAAACCGGCACCAGGCAAAGGCTGGCAGATGAAGCAGTTACAGCCCCATCCTTGGGGTCATGCCCTGGTGAAGGTGATCTACAACGCTTATGTAAATGCCAATTTGCAATGGAACTCCCAGAATGATGCAACCCACCCTTTTGGAGAACTTCAACCGGCACTGCAGCCTTATTTCCCGGAATGGCAGCAAAATCTAACCGCCCTCAGCTATCCCTTTCGACCGGAAAGGCATATTTTTAAAGTTTCCCTCGGAAAATGCTGGCGGCGCATCGCCATGAGCGGAGAAGCCACCCTCGCAGAATTTAGTCGCTACATTCTTGACTCCGTAGAGTTTGACAGTGATCACCTAGATCAGTTTACCTATCAAGCCCCCAATGGCCGTACAGTTCAGGTCACCCACCCCTGGGCCGATGGCGATGTTACTACGGATGAAGTGCAAATCGGCAGCCTACTTCTGCATGAGGGCAGCACCATGGAATATCTGTTTGATTTTGGCGATTGTTGGGAATTTCAAATTCAACTGGAGTCTATCGAGCCTCCGGTAACGCCTCAGGAAAGTGCCAAGGTAAAACAAACAGCAAAAGCCCGCAAGTCAACTAGGCGATCGCCCATGGGCGAAATCCTTGAAGTACATGGCAAAGCCCCCGAGCAATATCCTGACTATGACACTCCCCGGTAG
- a CDS encoding tryptophan-rich sensory protein, producing the protein MNFDRDTRRQSLNLVAIAAAFVTNVLANIKPLDGLTIAEISDQYFAAVPIVPAGYAFSIWGLIYLGLISLAIYQALPSQKQKPHARKLGYALAWSSLAQILWVIAFQYQRFTLSLGLIVLVLLPLVLLYRRLASGPKPLPKKVKWFMQMPVSIYCAWITVATIVNGACVLDYLGWQGWGLGAVFWTVSLLIVGILLAIAVTMKHRDVVYGGVFVWAWVAIAVKNWPQGIIPLVAIAAALGLAGLCGVILWFPQRLSIYPTSPK; encoded by the coding sequence TTGAATTTCGACCGTGATACCCGCCGCCAGTCCCTAAATCTTGTGGCGATCGCCGCGGCCTTTGTGACCAACGTTTTGGCAAATATTAAGCCCCTGGACGGTTTAACCATTGCCGAAATTTCTGATCAATATTTTGCAGCGGTACCCATTGTGCCCGCAGGCTATGCTTTTTCCATTTGGGGCCTAATTTATCTGGGTTTGATTTCCCTTGCCATTTACCAGGCCCTACCCAGCCAAAAACAAAAACCCCACGCGCGCAAATTGGGTTATGCCCTCGCCTGGAGTAGTTTGGCACAGATTTTGTGGGTTATTGCCTTTCAATACCAGCGCTTTACCTTGTCCCTGGGGTTGATTGTCCTCGTGTTGTTGCCTTTGGTCTTGCTTTACCGACGGTTAGCGAGTGGGCCAAAACCACTACCCAAAAAGGTGAAGTGGTTTATGCAAATGCCAGTCTCAATTTATTGTGCTTGGATTACGGTGGCGACGATCGTGAATGGGGCTTGCGTATTGGATTACCTGGGTTGGCAGGGATGGGGCTTAGGGGCGGTTTTTTGGACAGTCAGTTTGTTGATTGTGGGGATTCTCTTGGCGATCGCCGTGACAATGAAACATCGAGATGTTGTCTATGGTGGTGTGTTTGTCTGGGCTTGGGTGGCGATCGCCGTCAAAAATTGGCCCCAGGGAATCATTCCCCTGGTAGCGATCGCCGCTGCCCTCGGTTTAGCAGGTTTATGTGGTGTGATTCTTTGGTTTCCCCAGCGCCTCTCGATTTATCCTACGTCGCCAAAATAG
- a CDS encoding zinc ribbon domain-containing protein, which produces MTTPHFCMQCGAALNPGDRFCEACGSATTPAYPAAPPPRPQAAPPSRSNGNWILGLGIVVLTGLGIFFLKDPAQLLKFLRQPEGSTPQTQPVTENPTASPTAQAAVTLDDFVGAWIPAEGDPGEDTDTLVLYREGDKVVADIEGDRLELSNLNGRTLSGYVWSPYEDVPTPVTAELNENKQRVIFTASPPNSEPMVAVAQRVQPGASNPPTAPITTPPTQGTTGTGSGAANYTAFVFDPPSNVRTYPNGPILCAVRSPQTINLYGNEGDWFYTDVCGDMGMIHTSQIRLQPGPSNPPTAPIATSPSPAITEAIAIEQVINLPDVAEWQELVRTAAPQNSTHIEVVEQTPTNYLVHVYEIVNNPGEPSHTATFGWYEVDRQTGMVFEVVP; this is translated from the coding sequence ATGACTACTCCCCATTTTTGTATGCAATGTGGTGCTGCCCTCAACCCAGGCGATCGCTTTTGTGAGGCATGTGGCAGTGCAACAACGCCAGCTTACCCAGCGGCCCCTCCACCAAGACCCCAGGCGGCCCCACCCAGTCGGTCAAATGGGAACTGGATTTTAGGTTTAGGGATTGTCGTACTTACTGGGCTAGGAATTTTTTTCCTGAAGGATCCGGCTCAATTACTGAAATTTTTAAGACAACCCGAAGGCAGCACACCCCAAACCCAGCCTGTTACGGAAAATCCAACGGCATCTCCCACGGCCCAGGCAGCAGTGACCCTCGATGATTTTGTGGGGGCTTGGATCCCGGCGGAAGGAGATCCCGGGGAAGACACGGATACCCTCGTGCTCTATCGAGAAGGCGACAAAGTTGTGGCGGACATCGAAGGCGATCGCCTTGAACTCTCTAATCTCAACGGTCGGACATTATCGGGTTATGTCTGGAGTCCCTATGAAGATGTGCCGACCCCCGTAACTGCCGAACTCAACGAAAATAAACAGCGTGTTATCTTTACAGCTAGTCCTCCCAATAGTGAACCGATGGTAGCCGTCGCCCAACGGGTGCAGCCTGGTGCCAGCAACCCACCAACGGCACCCATCACCACACCTCCCACCCAAGGGACGACGGGGACGGGTAGTGGGGCCGCTAATTATACAGCCTTTGTATTTGACCCTCCTTCTAATGTGCGCACCTATCCCAATGGGCCAATTTTATGCGCCGTGCGATCGCCCCAAACAATTAATTTATATGGCAACGAAGGTGATTGGTTCTATACCGATGTCTGTGGCGATATGGGGATGATCCACACTAGCCAAATTCGCCTCCAACCTGGCCCCAGCAACCCACCCACGGCGCCCATCGCCACCTCTCCAAGCCCAGCAATCACTGAGGCGATCGCCATTGAACAAGTGATAAATTTACCGGATGTGGCTGAATGGCAAGAACTTGTGCGTACCGCTGCGCCCCAAAATAGCACCCATATTGAAGTAGTCGAACAAACGCCAACCAATTATCTGGTACATGTCTACGAAATCGTCAATAATCCCGGTGAACCCAGTCACACTGCTACCTTTGGCTGGTACGAAGTGGATCGCCAAACGGGGATGGTCTTTGAGGTGGTACCCTAA